In one uncultured Methanoregula sp. genomic region, the following are encoded:
- the dnaJ gene encoding molecular chaperone DnaJ, whose product MGADYYDTLGIPRNADDKEIKKAYRNLARKFHPDVCKEAGAEDKFKAINEAYGVLSDEQKRRQYDNMGHETFTNASKGSYSGGGGYNSGGFSSDFSGFGDIFDFFGGGQRRSGPQPGADLLMRIQIKLEDAVAGIDREIEVMHTEPCPACSGSGSETKRLNTCPRCGGSGQMRQTAQSPFGQFVRMTPCTQCEGRGKIPEKVCKDCRGSGHTRVKRKVSVHIPAGVESGMRLRMESYGEAGDYGAHNGDLFLEIYVQTHDRFIRSGDNLETQIEISPAQAVLGTSVDVETIDHRHIDLHVPAGIQYNTALKIPGEGIKRRGKPGDLLVRVRIVTPRSVSNEQKELYMKITELEGKNSGGGGFFSGIMGGKKKGKK is encoded by the coding sequence ATGGGCGCGGACTACTACGACACCCTCGGCATACCCCGGAATGCCGATGATAAGGAGATCAAGAAGGCTTACAGGAACCTCGCCCGAAAATTCCATCCCGATGTCTGCAAAGAAGCCGGCGCCGAAGATAAGTTCAAGGCCATCAACGAGGCTTACGGTGTCCTCTCCGATGAACAGAAGCGGCGCCAGTACGACAACATGGGCCACGAAACGTTTACCAACGCGTCGAAGGGATCATATTCCGGCGGTGGTGGATATAACAGCGGGGGGTTCTCCTCGGATTTCTCCGGTTTTGGGGATATCTTCGATTTCTTTGGCGGGGGCCAGCGACGTTCGGGTCCCCAGCCCGGTGCAGATCTCCTCATGCGGATCCAGATAAAACTGGAAGATGCAGTTGCCGGCATTGACCGGGAGATTGAAGTGATGCACACGGAGCCCTGCCCTGCGTGCAGTGGATCAGGGAGCGAGACGAAACGGCTCAATACCTGCCCACGCTGCGGGGGATCCGGCCAGATGCGTCAGACTGCACAGTCACCGTTTGGCCAGTTCGTCCGCATGACTCCATGCACCCAGTGCGAAGGAAGGGGGAAGATCCCCGAGAAAGTCTGCAAGGACTGCCGGGGCTCCGGCCATACAAGAGTCAAGCGGAAAGTCTCTGTTCACATCCCTGCCGGCGTAGAAAGCGGGATGCGCCTCCGGATGGAGAGTTATGGAGAAGCGGGAGATTACGGAGCGCACAACGGTGACCTCTTCCTTGAGATCTATGTCCAGACTCATGACCGGTTCATCCGATCCGGGGACAACCTCGAGACCCAGATCGAGATCTCCCCGGCCCAGGCAGTTCTCGGGACATCGGTGGACGTCGAGACCATCGATCACCGGCATATCGATCTCCATGTCCCGGCAGGTATCCAGTATAACACGGCCCTCAAGATTCCCGGCGAAGGTATCAAGAGACGGGGGAAACCTGGAGACCTTCTGGTGCGGGTCAGGATCGTCACCCCGAGATCTGTCAGTAACGAACAGAAGGAGCTTTATATGAAAATCACTGAGCTGGAAGGCAAAAACAGCGGCGGCGGTGGCTTCTTCTCCGGCATTATGGGTGGAAAAAAGAAGGGTAAAAAATAA
- a CDS encoding methyltransferase domain-containing protein has translation MKLLFELSGENPTLPFAELDCVGSVLDRRLQVAVAECPDPRIAGRLAMTQVVMEYLGECEPTLPAFEALLRDLSLETTRTFAGRAKKVHGGSLERNPCSQKEFERLIGTMISGPVSLKDPEVEYRAILSEDRCYFGRVLFTIDRSAYDERNPGKRDFFHPGVMMPRMARTLVNLACVRPSDILLDPFCGTGGILIEAGLVGARSIGSDFDPMMVVGCRRNIQDPELLLADATRLPFGSHSIDSIVTDLPYGQSVCIKKTDTMDRLYADALDEICRILKPGRRAVIVTHKDISGLAADHMTVLQRHDQRVHKSLTRRVLVLTG, from the coding sequence ATGAAGCTTCTTTTTGAGCTTTCCGGGGAGAACCCGACACTCCCTTTTGCCGAACTCGATTGTGTCGGTAGTGTTCTTGACAGGCGGTTGCAGGTAGCTGTTGCCGAATGCCCGGATCCCCGGATAGCAGGGCGGCTGGCGATGACACAGGTTGTCATGGAGTACCTTGGCGAGTGTGAACCCACCCTCCCCGCATTTGAGGCACTTCTCCGCGACCTGTCGCTCGAAACGACCCGGACATTTGCCGGCAGGGCAAAGAAGGTTCACGGAGGATCCCTTGAACGCAACCCCTGCTCCCAGAAGGAGTTCGAACGGCTCATCGGCACCATGATATCCGGGCCGGTTTCCTTAAAGGATCCGGAAGTTGAGTACCGGGCAATCCTCTCGGAAGACCGCTGCTATTTTGGCAGAGTTTTATTCACCATAGATCGCAGTGCGTATGACGAGCGGAATCCCGGGAAGCGGGACTTTTTTCACCCGGGCGTCATGATGCCGCGGATGGCCCGCACGCTCGTGAATCTTGCCTGCGTGAGGCCGAGCGATATCCTTCTCGATCCGTTCTGCGGTACAGGAGGAATCCTGATAGAGGCCGGGCTAGTGGGCGCCCGGTCGATTGGCAGTGATTTCGATCCGATGATGGTCGTAGGCTGCCGGCGGAATATCCAGGACCCGGAACTTCTCCTTGCCGATGCAACGCGGTTGCCGTTTGGCAGCCATTCAATCGATTCCATTGTAACGGATCTTCCTTACGGACAATCCGTCTGCATAAAGAAGACAGATACCATGGACCGCCTGTATGCCGATGCACTGGACGAGATCTGCCGTATCCTGAAGCCGGGACGCCGGGCAGTCATCGTCACTCACAAGGATATTTCCGGCCTTGCAGCCGATCACATGACCGTGCTGCAGCGTCATGACCAGCGGGTGCACAAGAGCCTGACCCGCCGAGTCCTGGTGCTGACTGGCTGA
- a CDS encoding tetratricopeptide repeat protein: protein MRRTFLPYFILAGILCFALISVPALAYSADAVRDYDAGNSFFNVKNYTAAIAAYDNAVTLEPGYYEAWNAKADALNKDKQYNNALIASDQVISLNPQYLQGWLNRGTILYMLGRYEDEQKAYDTAIALDPTNTSAWFFKGFSLGGMKKYDEAIAAFDKVKSLDPGYPRIDYYRDLAVQMRDQVSPFSLQNMIYIIGASVIIIGAAAWYFAVRKQY from the coding sequence ATGAGACGCACGTTCCTCCCGTATTTTATCCTCGCGGGTATCCTTTGTTTTGCCCTCATCAGTGTGCCCGCTCTGGCATACTCAGCAGATGCTGTCAGGGACTATGACGCGGGAAATTCATTCTTTAATGTGAAAAATTATACTGCTGCCATTGCGGCATATGACAACGCGGTCACCCTTGAGCCCGGCTACTATGAGGCATGGAACGCCAAGGCTGACGCACTCAACAAAGACAAACAATATAACAATGCGCTCATCGCGTCCGACCAGGTAATCAGCCTCAACCCGCAGTACCTCCAGGGTTGGCTCAACCGCGGGACCATCCTGTACATGCTTGGCCGGTATGAGGATGAACAGAAAGCCTATGATACGGCAATTGCCCTTGACCCGACCAATACCAGCGCATGGTTCTTCAAAGGATTTTCCCTTGGCGGGATGAAGAAGTATGACGAGGCCATTGCCGCGTTTGACAAAGTCAAATCTCTTGATCCCGGTTACCCCCGCATCGATTATTACCGGGATCTTGCCGTGCAGATGCGCGATCAGGTATCCCCGTTCTCCCTGCAGAATATGATTTACATAATCGGGGCTTCAGTCATTATCATCGGTGCAGCAGCATGGTATTTTGCCGTGCGGAAACAATACTGA
- a CDS encoding mRNA surveillance protein pelota, giving the protein MKAESGELKGNEGEIRLLPESLDDLWHLQHIIRPGDLVFATTFRSVDTAGDKIRPEKVEKRPVRLGVRIERLEFSEHGIRLRLTGIIEHGVDTGAHHTINVETGYEISVIKYWRPLDLERVERAVKSSVYGVIHILTLEEGEAELFRLRQYGPESIISITGGSGKGAETESRTGFFETVLSHVSEITGPLIIAGPGFIKEDFVKFAKSRSTPVMEKAIVIETRRIGRGAVQEVIGKGALDKLIEDIQLSREVRLMDEVLLRISQERAVAYGRQEVKEAIGYGAAEQVLVADAFLRDSEITRLIEQAESMRAAVVVLSSSFEPGERLVALGGIAALLRYSLSH; this is encoded by the coding sequence ATGAAAGCTGAATCCGGCGAACTCAAAGGAAATGAGGGCGAGATCCGGCTGCTCCCTGAGAGCCTCGATGATCTCTGGCATCTCCAGCATATTATCCGCCCCGGCGATCTTGTTTTTGCCACAACCTTCAGGAGCGTTGATACCGCCGGCGATAAGATACGGCCGGAAAAAGTGGAAAAGCGCCCGGTGCGGCTGGGTGTCAGGATCGAACGGCTGGAATTCTCGGAACACGGGATCCGGCTACGGCTGACCGGTATCATCGAGCACGGCGTGGATACCGGGGCCCACCACACGATCAATGTGGAGACCGGCTATGAGATCTCGGTCATCAAATACTGGCGACCTCTCGATCTCGAACGGGTTGAGCGGGCAGTAAAATCCTCTGTGTACGGGGTGATCCATATCCTTACTCTTGAAGAAGGGGAAGCCGAGCTCTTCCGCCTGCGCCAGTATGGCCCTGAGAGTATCATATCCATCACGGGCGGGAGTGGCAAAGGGGCGGAGACCGAATCGCGGACCGGTTTTTTTGAAACGGTGCTGTCGCATGTGAGCGAGATTACCGGCCCCCTGATCATTGCCGGCCCGGGTTTTATCAAGGAAGATTTTGTGAAGTTTGCGAAAAGCCGGTCAACTCCTGTCATGGAAAAAGCCATAGTTATCGAGACGCGGCGTATCGGGAGGGGCGCAGTCCAGGAAGTGATTGGCAAGGGGGCACTCGACAAACTGATCGAGGATATCCAGCTCTCCCGCGAAGTGCGGTTGATGGACGAGGTCCTTCTCCGGATCTCACAGGAACGGGCGGTTGCCTATGGCCGGCAGGAAGTTAAGGAAGCAATCGGGTACGGTGCTGCAGAACAGGTCCTGGTTGCCGACGCGTTTCTCCGGGATTCGGAAATCACCCGGCTCATCGAGCAGGCCGAATCTATGCGGGCCGCGGTTGTTGTCCTGTCATCCAGTTTCGAGCCCGGTGAACGGCTTGTTGCGCTCGGCGGGATAGCTGCACTGCTCCGGTATTCACTTTCTCATTAA
- the rqcH gene encoding ribosome rescue protein RqcH — protein sequence MASEQGMSGIDVKAMTAELCNKLPLWIDKVYQFDTRTLAIRLNGENKKKYPLIIEAGRRAHIVTDLPEPPKNPPQFAMLLRKYISGGKVLAIRQHGLERILIFDVGKGTTTYHLILELFDEGNVILADENYRIVKPLRHHRFKDREVIPCVPYTLGSSDPTASAESLTEVLHKDDRDLVRALAIGCMLGGMYAEYICREAGIDKTVPAVSADPAKVFTSIQILFSKVVEAPSPVIAAKHCEPIDLWGGAGVTAYPTFSEALEVFYPLTKKEKKSSSRPKIAKEDRIRSHQEAALKKFDRTIKNTEEIVNAIYENYQLIGQLITTLDAASRKLSWQEIEAHLRRAESGDAKKIVSFFPDEAAVEVDIGRRVKIYVHEGVEQNAGRYYDIIKKFKKKKEGALAAMAKAVVPVKKAPRREFVPLKKLWYHRFRWFVTSDGVVVLGGRDAGQNEELVKKYMAGGDQFVHADVHGASVVIVKGKTEHMDEVAQFAASYSGAWRSGHFSADVYSALPNQVSKTPESGEFVSRGSFIVRGERTYYRNVPLAVGIGIMIEPNTVVIGGPPEVIRKKTRGFVELKPGQFEPNDVAKKVLRILKEKFAEDELRALKNILNTDQVAAFVPPGGSDIAGHHES from the coding sequence ATGGCATCCGAGCAGGGAATGAGCGGGATCGACGTCAAGGCGATGACAGCCGAGTTGTGCAACAAGCTGCCGCTCTGGATCGACAAGGTTTACCAGTTTGATACCCGGACTCTTGCAATCCGCCTCAACGGGGAAAACAAGAAAAAATACCCGTTGATTATCGAGGCAGGAAGGCGGGCCCACATCGTAACCGATCTTCCCGAACCCCCGAAAAACCCGCCGCAGTTTGCCATGCTGCTCCGGAAGTATATTTCCGGGGGAAAAGTGCTTGCCATCCGGCAGCACGGCCTGGAACGCATCCTCATCTTCGATGTGGGAAAAGGCACTACCACGTACCATCTTATCCTGGAATTGTTCGATGAGGGCAATGTTATTCTGGCCGATGAGAATTACCGGATCGTAAAACCGCTCCGGCACCACCGGTTCAAAGACCGGGAGGTAATCCCCTGTGTCCCGTATACCCTTGGAAGTTCGGATCCGACAGCTTCTGCAGAAAGCCTAACAGAAGTCCTCCATAAGGATGACCGGGATCTGGTCCGGGCCCTTGCAATCGGGTGTATGCTTGGGGGAATGTATGCGGAGTACATCTGCCGGGAAGCGGGTATAGATAAAACAGTTCCCGCTGTATCGGCCGATCCAGCAAAAGTTTTCACATCAATTCAGATCCTTTTTTCAAAGGTCGTGGAAGCGCCCTCCCCGGTCATCGCAGCCAAGCATTGCGAACCAATAGATCTCTGGGGCGGAGCCGGAGTAACCGCATATCCCACATTCTCCGAAGCCCTTGAGGTGTTCTATCCGCTCACAAAAAAAGAGAAGAAGTCATCATCACGGCCAAAAATAGCAAAAGAAGATCGTATCCGCTCCCATCAGGAAGCAGCCCTCAAAAAATTCGACAGGACGATTAAAAATACGGAAGAGATTGTCAATGCCATTTACGAGAACTACCAGCTCATCGGTCAGCTGATAACCACCCTTGATGCTGCCAGCAGGAAGCTTTCGTGGCAGGAGATTGAGGCACACCTGCGCCGGGCGGAATCGGGAGATGCAAAGAAGATCGTCTCATTCTTTCCCGATGAGGCTGCTGTGGAAGTGGATATAGGCCGGCGGGTGAAGATTTATGTTCATGAAGGTGTTGAACAGAATGCCGGACGGTATTACGATATCATAAAAAAATTCAAAAAGAAGAAAGAGGGCGCTCTTGCTGCAATGGCAAAGGCGGTTGTCCCGGTCAAAAAAGCCCCGCGCCGGGAATTTGTGCCCCTTAAAAAACTCTGGTACCACCGCTTCCGCTGGTTTGTCACGAGCGACGGAGTTGTTGTCCTTGGAGGAAGGGACGCCGGACAGAACGAGGAACTGGTCAAAAAATACATGGCCGGAGGGGACCAGTTCGTGCACGCTGATGTCCATGGGGCCAGTGTCGTGATCGTCAAAGGTAAAACGGAGCATATGGATGAGGTTGCCCAGTTCGCGGCATCGTACTCGGGTGCCTGGCGAAGCGGCCATTTCTCTGCCGATGTTTATTCCGCACTCCCCAACCAGGTGAGCAAGACGCCGGAATCCGGAGAGTTTGTCTCCCGCGGCTCGTTCATCGTACGGGGAGAGCGGACCTATTACCGGAATGTTCCGCTTGCGGTTGGTATCGGGATCATGATCGAGCCAAACACTGTAGTCATTGGCGGACCCCCTGAGGTCATCCGGAAAAAGACCCGGGGCTTTGTTGAACTCAAACCGGGCCAGTTCGAACCAAATGACGTGGCCAAGAAAGTCCTCCGGATCCTCAAAGAGAAATTTGCCGAAGATGAACTCAGGGCATTAAAAAATATCCTCAACACCGACCAGGTGGCAGCATTTGTCCCTCCTGGCGGCTCGGATATTGCAGGACATCATGAAAGCTGA